One genomic window of Halorubrum hochsteinianum includes the following:
- a CDS encoding hybrid sensor histidine kinase/response regulator, with product MPDRIPVLLVDDDPDLREVTASFLEREADRIAVETAPDAAAGLDALADCEIECVVSDFDMPGRNGLEFLDAVRERHSDLPFILFTGKGSEEAASEAISAGVTDYIQKRGGTERYERLANRIVEAVEKCRAEREAEQAIEQFRAVANGASDAILTIDTDGVIRFANPAVESVFGHEPAAIEGEPLTTLLPERHRETVDRHLDGGDGGVDRSEIRFDARRRDGREIPVSMSYGEFAADGERRFVGVVRDDAGRDQHRAFIEHAGDVVAVLSSDWRFRYLSPSCERVTGHAPSDLIGERSLDYVHPEDREAVEDAFGELDPDGTPPTAEYRFRTADGDYRWLESVGSDRIDTDDIEGYVVTTRDVSERKERERTLSKLREWTRKLNYTRTTEEAADLAIEAVDDLIDAGLSGIHLRTEDGKRLEPAALGQSVATEFETQPSYDRDAPPGSRAALVRDAFRGEESVVIDELSAYEPLDEPSPAGSLVLRPVGDHGVFVVSAPEPNVFSDTDVLVAEILSGHLEATLDRIEREGRVKRLHNATRSLVSADSPEGVAERALEAATDVLGFSLVAVRIYDEEAGGLVPMAVSPEAADLLPERKTFTPDGGTITWKAFEAGEIRICDDVAESGGVDADTPLRSLLVAPIGEYGTVSVGETEPGVFGGGDEYLAGILATAAETALQAEARTRRLAERTAELERQNDRLEEFAGVVSHDLRNPLEVARGRTELAREECDSEHLAAVGRAHDRMTALIDDLLTLAREGDPVTDAGPVDLGQIVGSCWRTVDTKEATLRVEAERMIVADESRLRQLLENLMRNAVEHGGEGVTVTVGSLPDGFYVADDGPGIEPERREEVFDAGHSTSESGTGFGLRIVEQVADAHGWSVRAVESETGGARFEITGVEVR from the coding sequence ATGCCCGACCGCATCCCGGTCCTCCTCGTCGACGACGACCCGGACCTGCGCGAGGTCACCGCCTCGTTCCTGGAGCGAGAGGCGGACCGGATCGCGGTCGAGACGGCACCCGACGCGGCCGCCGGACTCGACGCGCTGGCCGACTGCGAGATCGAGTGCGTCGTCTCCGACTTCGACATGCCGGGCCGAAACGGGCTGGAGTTCCTTGACGCCGTGCGCGAGCGCCACTCCGATCTCCCCTTCATCCTGTTCACCGGGAAGGGGAGCGAGGAGGCCGCGAGCGAGGCCATCTCCGCCGGCGTCACCGACTACATTCAGAAGCGCGGCGGCACGGAGCGGTACGAGCGCTTGGCGAACCGGATCGTCGAGGCGGTCGAGAAGTGTCGGGCCGAACGGGAGGCCGAACAGGCGATCGAGCAGTTCCGCGCGGTCGCCAACGGCGCGTCGGACGCGATCCTCACGATCGACACCGACGGGGTGATCCGGTTCGCGAACCCGGCGGTCGAGTCCGTCTTCGGCCACGAGCCGGCGGCGATCGAGGGCGAGCCCCTGACGACGCTGCTACCGGAGCGACATCGCGAGACGGTCGACCGGCATCTTGACGGCGGCGACGGCGGCGTCGATCGCTCGGAGATCCGGTTCGACGCGCGCCGCCGCGACGGCCGCGAGATACCCGTCTCCATGTCGTACGGGGAGTTCGCTGCCGACGGCGAGCGGCGGTTCGTCGGCGTGGTCCGCGACGACGCCGGCCGCGACCAGCACCGGGCGTTCATCGAACACGCCGGCGACGTGGTCGCGGTGCTGTCGAGCGACTGGCGGTTCCGCTACCTGAGTCCGTCCTGCGAGCGCGTGACCGGGCACGCGCCGTCCGACCTGATCGGCGAGCGGTCGCTCGACTACGTCCACCCGGAGGACCGAGAGGCGGTCGAGGACGCGTTCGGCGAACTCGATCCGGACGGGACGCCCCCCACCGCCGAGTACCGGTTCCGGACGGCGGACGGCGACTACCGGTGGCTCGAGTCCGTCGGCAGCGACCGGATCGACACCGACGACATCGAGGGGTACGTCGTCACCACGCGCGACGTCTCCGAGCGCAAGGAGCGCGAGCGGACGCTGTCGAAGCTCCGGGAGTGGACGCGGAAGCTCAACTACACCCGGACGACCGAGGAGGCGGCCGACCTCGCGATCGAGGCGGTCGACGACCTGATCGACGCCGGCCTGAGCGGAATCCACCTCCGAACCGAGGACGGGAAGCGCCTCGAACCGGCCGCGCTCGGGCAGTCCGTCGCGACGGAGTTCGAGACGCAGCCCTCGTACGACCGCGACGCGCCGCCCGGGTCGCGGGCGGCGTTGGTGCGGGACGCGTTCCGCGGCGAGGAGTCGGTCGTCATCGACGAGCTCTCCGCCTACGAGCCGCTCGACGAGCCCTCGCCCGCCGGGAGCCTCGTGTTGCGGCCGGTCGGCGACCACGGGGTGTTCGTCGTCTCCGCGCCGGAGCCGAACGTCTTCAGCGACACGGACGTCCTCGTGGCCGAGATCCTCTCGGGCCACCTGGAGGCGACCCTCGACCGCATCGAGCGCGAGGGGCGGGTGAAGCGGCTTCACAACGCCACCCGATCGCTCGTCAGCGCGGACTCGCCGGAGGGCGTCGCCGAGCGGGCGCTCGAGGCCGCGACCGACGTGTTGGGCTTCTCGCTCGTCGCCGTCCGGATCTACGACGAGGAGGCCGGCGGGCTGGTCCCCATGGCGGTCTCGCCGGAGGCGGCCGACCTCCTCCCGGAACGGAAGACGTTCACCCCGGACGGGGGGACGATCACGTGGAAGGCGTTCGAGGCGGGCGAGATCCGGATCTGCGACGACGTGGCGGAGAGCGGCGGGGTCGACGCCGACACTCCGCTCCGAAGCCTCCTCGTGGCTCCGATCGGCGAGTACGGGACCGTCTCGGTCGGCGAGACCGAGCCGGGGGTGTTCGGCGGCGGCGACGAGTACCTCGCCGGGATCTTGGCCACCGCCGCGGAGACGGCGCTTCAGGCCGAGGCGCGCACCCGTCGGCTCGCCGAGCGGACCGCCGAGTTGGAGCGGCAGAACGACCGGTTAGAGGAGTTCGCGGGCGTGGTGTCGCACGACCTCCGGAACCCGCTGGAAGTCGCCCGGGGGCGGACCGAACTCGCCCGCGAGGAGTGCGACAGCGAGCACTTGGCGGCGGTCGGGCGCGCGCACGACCGGATGACCGCGCTGATCGACGACCTGCTGACGCTCGCCCGGGAGGGCGACCCCGTGACCGACGCCGGACCGGTCGACCTCGGCCAGATCGTCGGCTCCTGCTGGCGGACGGTCGACACGAAGGAGGCGACGCTGCGCGTCGAGGCCGAGCGGATGATCGTCGCGGACGAAAGCCGGCTCAGACAGCTGTTGGAGAACCTGATGCGGAACGCGGTCGAACACGGCGGCGAGGGGGTGACGGTCACCGTGGGCTCGCTGCCGGACGGCTTCTACGTGGCCGACGACGGGCCGGGGATCGAACCGGAGCGGCGCGAGGAGGTGTTCGACGCCGGCCACTCGACCTCGGAGTCGGGGACCGGGTTCGGACTGCGGATCGTCGAGCAGGTGGCCGACGCCCACGGGTGGTCGGTCCGCGCCGTCGAGAGCGAAACCGGCGGCGCGCGGTTCGAGATCACCGGCGTCGAGGTGCGGTGA
- a CDS encoding EamA family transporter, which translates to MDATATTYLPYALLAMGAYALVAPLMRVATSGPNAIPSDVAVVVSNTLLIVMAIGVIAYTGQGFATHLASPKLPHVLAAGFFLGVGILALYRSLSLGPVSVVTPVFAMFLVFSSVIGFLFLGESFTLRKGLGIVFAAASVYLVSGG; encoded by the coding sequence ATGGACGCTACGGCCACAACGTATCTCCCGTACGCGCTGCTCGCGATGGGCGCGTACGCGCTGGTCGCCCCGCTGATGCGCGTCGCCACGTCGGGACCGAACGCGATCCCGAGCGACGTCGCTGTCGTCGTGTCGAACACGCTCCTCATCGTCATGGCTATCGGCGTGATCGCCTACACCGGGCAGGGGTTCGCGACGCACCTCGCCTCGCCGAAGCTGCCGCACGTGCTCGCCGCGGGCTTCTTCCTCGGCGTCGGGATCCTCGCTTTGTACCGGTCGCTGTCGCTCGGCCCGGTGAGCGTCGTGACGCCCGTCTTCGCGATGTTCCTCGTCTTCTCGTCGGTGATCGGCTTCCTGTTCCTCGGCGAGTCGTTCACCCTCCGGAAGGGGCTCGGGATCGTCTTCGCCGCCGCCTCCGTCTACCTGGTCTCCGGCGGGTAG
- a CDS encoding VOC family protein, producing the protein MDGTFDHVMIRVEDLEESLDWYQTHLNYEEKGRWEADTFTNVFLGPEDVHEDGALLELTYNHDGRSYEIGDAWGHIAVRVPEDALQESYDQLMEEGVDDYRDPESCGNRYAFVKDPDGHEIEIVKRDHGAKWSIDHTMIRVEDADAALGYWTRKFEYTEQPSGRWEADTFSNYFVAPDDAPEEAMKLELTYNYDGREYTMGDGWGHVAVRVDDLDDAWETLLTREAPDYRDPASCDHNYAFTKDQDGHEVELVTRD; encoded by the coding sequence ATGGACGGAACCTTCGACCACGTGATGATCCGCGTCGAGGACTTAGAGGAGAGCCTCGACTGGTATCAGACTCACCTGAACTACGAGGAGAAGGGCCGCTGGGAGGCCGACACGTTCACCAACGTCTTCCTCGGCCCCGAGGACGTCCACGAGGACGGCGCGCTCTTGGAGCTCACGTACAACCACGACGGCCGCAGCTACGAGATCGGCGACGCGTGGGGCCACATCGCGGTCCGCGTCCCCGAGGACGCGCTCCAGGAGTCGTACGACCAACTGATGGAAGAGGGCGTCGACGACTACCGCGACCCCGAGTCCTGCGGGAACCGCTACGCGTTCGTGAAGGACCCCGACGGCCACGAGATCGAGATCGTCAAGCGCGACCACGGCGCGAAGTGGAGCATCGACCACACGATGATCCGCGTCGAGGACGCCGACGCGGCGCTCGGCTACTGGACCCGTAAGTTCGAGTACACGGAGCAGCCCTCCGGCCGCTGGGAGGCTGACACCTTCTCGAACTACTTCGTCGCGCCCGACGACGCCCCCGAGGAGGCGATGAAGCTCGAACTCACGTACAACTACGACGGTCGCGAGTACACGATGGGCGACGGCTGGGGGCACGTCGCGGTGCGCGTCGACGACCTCGACGACGCCTGGGAGACGCTTTTGACCCGCGAAGCGCCCGACTACCGCGACCCCGCCTCCTGCGACCACAACTACGCGTTCACGAAGGACCAGGACGGCCACGAGGTCGAACTGGTCACTCGCGACTGA
- a CDS encoding universal stress protein: MNDELFERILIPIAGPDDAEATARAVRPHLDPDTTLIVTHVTAGESAETTIKTGRDQFAGATYETFYDILYRDDLEFEWVTLEAPEVAAGLVDAIDMTEATLVAFTPRDIDAWKRAITGDPGGRLIRAADVPVMVFPDRRA; this comes from the coding sequence GTGAACGACGAGCTATTCGAACGGATCCTGATACCGATCGCGGGCCCCGACGACGCCGAGGCCACCGCGCGGGCGGTCCGGCCCCACCTCGACCCGGACACGACGCTCATCGTGACACACGTGACGGCTGGCGAGAGCGCCGAGACGACGATCAAGACGGGTCGGGACCAGTTCGCGGGGGCGACCTACGAGACGTTCTACGACATCCTCTACCGAGACGACCTCGAGTTCGAGTGGGTGACGCTCGAAGCGCCGGAGGTCGCGGCCGGGCTGGTCGACGCGATCGACATGACCGAGGCGACGCTCGTCGCTTTCACCCCCCGAGACATCGACGCGTGGAAGCGAGCGATCACGGGCGACCCGGGAGGTCGCCTCATCCGAGCGGCCGACGTCCCGGTTATGGTCTTCCCGGACCGGCGGGCCTGA
- a CDS encoding MATE family efflux transporter, producing the protein MSRLPKSLRALLSYVDRLPNPFRLLILYIGFALARVGLIDRHRVVRTTDLAWPRIVTGIARMSKNAVDVAMVGVAVGTSAVAGVGFAGPYWGLAFAFGGGVAGGTIALVSQRFSAEAFGELGDAVRSSVLLAVAITVPVSAAFWAYAPAFIDALSSNERAIAYGADYLRVVGLGVPFAALNLVGSRVLVGCDDAYTAMQVRAGGAVANIVLSALFIFGFGWGVEGAAIGTVLSNVLAVGGFTVGLVRGSAPLIGEFPVSIDPTGSYVNPGMLRDLVEIGVPVGARNLVWTAAEFPMLAILDVFGENTVAAFVIARRIWGIMNTPGWGFGLASSSLVGQELGVERPDEAEAYARDIIRFSVATYAVSAVLIAVFATQIVSLFANSPNSPEIPIAVNLVYAACAAVIFQGVSGGAAGPLDAAGDTKIPFASQFLGMFCVSIPLAYVGAHDATPAITVPDVLAIPAVEVPLVGVTVGAAEIPFVGFTVPEVALPAIGLWGLYMAFMAETTIPALINYLRFRSGKWKKISEAYRPEATADD; encoded by the coding sequence GTGTCTCGCCTTCCGAAATCCCTGCGCGCGCTGCTCTCATACGTCGATCGCCTCCCGAACCCGTTCCGTCTGCTCATCCTCTACATCGGGTTCGCCCTCGCGCGGGTCGGCCTGATCGACCGCCACCGCGTGGTCCGGACGACTGACCTCGCGTGGCCGCGGATCGTCACGGGGATCGCCCGGATGTCGAAGAACGCGGTCGACGTGGCGATGGTCGGCGTCGCGGTCGGCACGAGCGCCGTCGCCGGCGTCGGGTTCGCGGGCCCCTACTGGGGGCTGGCGTTCGCGTTCGGCGGCGGCGTCGCCGGGGGGACCATCGCCTTAGTCTCCCAGCGGTTCAGCGCCGAGGCGTTCGGCGAACTCGGCGACGCCGTCCGGTCGAGCGTCCTCCTCGCGGTGGCTATCACGGTCCCGGTCAGCGCGGCGTTCTGGGCGTACGCCCCGGCGTTCATCGACGCGCTGAGCAGCAACGAGCGCGCGATCGCCTACGGCGCGGACTACCTCCGGGTGGTCGGGCTCGGCGTCCCGTTCGCCGCGCTCAACCTCGTCGGGAGCCGCGTGCTGGTCGGCTGCGACGACGCCTACACCGCGATGCAGGTGCGGGCGGGCGGCGCGGTCGCGAACATCGTCCTCAGCGCGCTGTTCATCTTCGGCTTCGGCTGGGGCGTCGAGGGGGCCGCGATCGGGACCGTCCTCTCGAACGTCCTCGCGGTCGGCGGCTTCACCGTCGGGCTCGTCCGCGGCAGCGCCCCGCTGATCGGGGAGTTCCCGGTCTCGATCGACCCGACCGGCTCGTACGTGAACCCCGGAATGCTGCGCGACCTCGTCGAGATCGGCGTCCCGGTCGGCGCGCGCAACCTCGTGTGGACGGCCGCCGAGTTCCCCATGCTCGCCATCCTCGACGTGTTCGGCGAGAACACCGTGGCGGCGTTCGTCATCGCCCGCCGCATCTGGGGGATCATGAACACCCCCGGCTGGGGGTTCGGGCTCGCCTCCTCCAGCTTGGTCGGGCAGGAACTGGGCGTCGAGCGCCCCGACGAGGCGGAGGCGTACGCCCGGGACATCATCCGCTTCTCGGTGGCGACGTACGCCGTCTCCGCGGTGTTGATCGCCGTCTTCGCGACGCAGATCGTCTCGCTGTTCGCCAACTCGCCGAACAGCCCGGAGATACCGATCGCCGTGAACCTCGTGTACGCGGCCTGCGCGGCGGTGATCTTCCAGGGCGTCTCCGGCGGCGCGGCCGGCCCGCTCGACGCCGCCGGCGACACGAAGATTCCGTTCGCGAGCCAGTTCCTCGGGATGTTCTGCGTGTCGATCCCGCTCGCGTACGTCGGCGCGCACGACGCGACGCCGGCGATAACGGTTCCCGACGTCCTCGCGATCCCCGCGGTGGAGGTCCCGCTCGTCGGGGTGACCGTCGGGGCCGCTGAGATCCCGTTCGTCGGGTTCACGGTCCCGGAGGTCGCGCTCCCCGCGATCGGCCTGTGGGGACTCTACATGGCGTTCATGGCCGAGACCACGATACCGGCGCTGATCAACTACCTGCGGTTCCGCTCGGGCAAGTGGAAGAAGATCAGCGAGGCGTATCGCCCCGAGGCGACCGCGGACGACTGA
- a CDS encoding Zn-ribbon domain-containing OB-fold protein, whose protein sequence is MSDADASEDAAPTDREYAEWLDALADGGGFALVCPDGHGSLPPRRVCPECGSADLSRGALDETGVVETYSVVHVPSPRFADDAPYATAVVDFGPTRLTGVYREGGDAAPDPAVGDRVTVDVGERATDGERLVVFRPADGETGSGIER, encoded by the coding sequence ATGAGCGACGCGGACGCGTCGGAAGACGCCGCCCCGACCGACCGCGAGTACGCCGAGTGGCTCGACGCGCTCGCCGACGGCGGCGGGTTCGCCTTGGTCTGTCCGGACGGGCACGGCTCGCTCCCGCCGCGGCGGGTGTGCCCCGAGTGCGGCTCCGCCGACCTCTCTCGGGGGGCCCTCGACGAGACGGGGGTCGTCGAGACGTACAGCGTCGTCCACGTCCCGTCGCCGCGCTTCGCGGACGACGCGCCGTACGCGACCGCCGTGGTCGATTTCGGCCCGACGCGGCTGACGGGCGTGTACCGCGAGGGCGGCGACGCGGCCCCGGACCCGGCCGTCGGCGACCGGGTGACGGTCGACGTGGGCGAGCGCGCCACCGACGGCGAGCGGCTCGTCGTGTTCCGCCCCGCGGACGGGGAGACGGGGAGCGGAATCGAGAGGTAA
- a CDS encoding UbiA family prenyltransferase produces the protein MANEPTRPSTPDGTAEQQRSILTTRRALRGVAAFAAGAPFTAVVAAVEVAVATAALGVPRSTAPVAVGLVAFAVYAADHVADAEGDAASTPSRARIALRYGDQLMTAAAVSYGVAVALAVRAGPAALALVCVPGAVWIGYASDWLPTLGDVLAPPGEVSVPRLKDVFLLNSAAVALAWAVAVVAAPLAFGGVAVDAVGAPTVALLFAYVAVRSFVDVEVPNVRDVAADAARDVATLPVVYGVGRTRRVLLGVDALAAGLLAALAGTGTASRPALVALAAGLAVSVAVTALADRLDGATLGVAPDCSYLVAGTVLLALGW, from the coding sequence ATGGCAAACGAACCGACCAGACCGTCGACGCCAGACGGCACGGCAGAGCAGCAACGTTCGATATTGACCACCCGCCGCGCGCTCCGCGGGGTCGCCGCCTTCGCGGCGGGCGCGCCGTTCACGGCGGTCGTCGCCGCGGTCGAGGTCGCCGTCGCGACGGCGGCGCTCGGGGTCCCGCGGTCGACCGCGCCGGTCGCGGTGGGGCTCGTCGCGTTCGCGGTGTACGCCGCGGACCACGTCGCCGACGCCGAGGGCGACGCCGCTTCGACGCCCTCGCGGGCGCGGATCGCGCTCCGCTACGGCGACCAGTTGATGACGGCCGCCGCGGTGAGCTACGGGGTCGCGGTCGCGCTCGCGGTCCGCGCCGGGCCCGCGGCGCTCGCGCTCGTCTGCGTTCCGGGCGCGGTGTGGATCGGCTACGCCTCCGACTGGCTGCCGACCCTCGGCGACGTGCTCGCGCCCCCCGGGGAGGTGTCAGTCCCGCGGCTGAAGGACGTGTTCCTCCTCAACTCCGCGGCGGTCGCGCTCGCGTGGGCGGTCGCCGTCGTCGCCGCGCCGCTCGCGTTCGGCGGCGTGGCGGTCGACGCCGTCGGGGCTCCGACGGTCGCGCTGCTTTTCGCGTACGTCGCGGTCCGCTCGTTCGTCGACGTCGAGGTCCCGAACGTCAGGGACGTCGCCGCCGACGCCGCGCGCGACGTGGCGACGCTCCCCGTCGTCTACGGGGTCGGGCGGACCCGGCGCGTCCTGCTCGGCGTCGACGCGCTCGCCGCGGGACTGCTGGCGGCCCTCGCCGGGACCGGCACCGCGTCGCGGCCCGCCCTCGTCGCGCTCGCCGCGGGGCTCGCGGTCTCGGTGGCCGTCACCGCGCTGGCCGACCGGCTGGACGGGGCGACGCTCGGCGTCGCGCCGGACTGTAGCTACCTCGTCGCGGGCACCGTTCTCCTCGCGCTCGGCTGGTGA
- a CDS encoding histidine kinase N-terminal 7TM domain-containing protein: MAALAPLSVALLVAVTIGLAAAILAWRERPEPGATWLAVLLAGQVWWATFLVFELEAATLPAKALWYDVQWVGVVAIPVGWLFFALSYTGYHRYVTRFSVALVSVIPVATVAVAAAGDPGDLLAVDRVVRETAVGTFLDIAPGPLYYVIAGYTYLLGAVGSVPLLQLIRDDARPFRGQSAALLIGTAAPWAGSVAYLTGAIPVPGLDPTPIVFAVSGVTYLFALSRFRLLTLAPAPRRRARQLVFEQLHDPVFVVGAEDLLVDLNESASETFGIDRRAAIGERAGAIVPRYDAVRELDGERGSPRPMSIVGRDGQRPYEVTIRDVVDDHDRTTAKVIAFHDVGAYLGQQQRLNVLNRVFRHDVRTETNLILGYAERLRADATDERALAIIEESAGRMLELSERTRTAGELFDPTEEAKSGALPDVVDEVVADARDLDPDARIETGRVPDVTVSSVLRVVLENLCSNAVRHNDTETSWVRIDAAVADGWVEVTVADDGPGIDPAEYDVLDRGTETPLRHGSGIGLWIVKWGVDHLGGRISFAEREPRGTTVTVSVPIDESVTGKPSSDEGR, translated from the coding sequence ATGGCAGCGCTGGCTCCGCTTTCGGTCGCGCTCCTCGTCGCCGTGACGATCGGGCTGGCGGCGGCGATCCTCGCGTGGCGGGAGCGGCCGGAGCCGGGCGCGACGTGGCTCGCCGTCCTCCTCGCGGGACAGGTCTGGTGGGCGACGTTCCTCGTCTTCGAGCTGGAGGCGGCGACCCTGCCCGCGAAGGCGCTGTGGTACGACGTCCAGTGGGTCGGCGTCGTCGCGATTCCGGTCGGGTGGCTCTTCTTCGCGCTGTCGTACACCGGATACCACCGCTACGTGACCCGCTTCTCCGTCGCGCTCGTGTCCGTCATCCCCGTCGCCACCGTCGCGGTCGCCGCCGCCGGCGACCCCGGGGACCTCCTCGCAGTCGACCGAGTCGTGCGCGAGACCGCCGTCGGGACGTTCCTCGACATCGCTCCCGGACCGCTGTACTACGTCATCGCGGGCTACACCTACCTCCTCGGCGCGGTCGGCTCGGTCCCGCTGCTACAGCTGATCCGCGACGACGCGCGCCCGTTTCGGGGACAGAGCGCGGCGCTGCTGATCGGCACCGCCGCGCCGTGGGCCGGGAGCGTCGCGTACCTCACCGGCGCGATTCCGGTCCCGGGGCTCGACCCCACCCCGATCGTGTTCGCGGTCTCGGGGGTGACGTACCTCTTCGCGCTCTCGCGGTTCCGGCTGCTGACGCTCGCGCCGGCCCCGCGCCGCCGCGCGCGACAGCTCGTCTTCGAGCAGCTCCACGACCCCGTGTTCGTCGTCGGGGCCGAGGACCTGCTGGTCGATCTGAACGAGAGCGCCTCCGAGACGTTCGGCATCGACCGCCGGGCGGCGATCGGCGAGCGGGCCGGGGCGATCGTCCCCCGGTACGACGCGGTGCGCGAACTCGACGGCGAGCGGGGGTCGCCGCGGCCGATGTCGATCGTCGGGCGCGACGGGCAGCGGCCGTACGAGGTGACGATCAGGGACGTGGTCGACGACCACGACCGCACCACCGCGAAGGTGATCGCCTTCCACGACGTCGGGGCGTACCTCGGCCAGCAGCAGCGGCTCAACGTGCTCAACCGGGTGTTCCGCCACGACGTGCGGACGGAGACCAACCTCATCCTGGGGTACGCCGAGCGGCTGCGGGCGGACGCGACCGACGAGCGCGCCCTCGCGATCATCGAGGAGAGCGCGGGACGGATGCTCGAACTCAGCGAGCGCACCCGGACCGCCGGGGAGCTGTTCGACCCGACCGAGGAGGCGAAGTCGGGGGCGCTCCCGGACGTCGTCGACGAGGTCGTCGCGGACGCTCGGGACCTCGACCCCGACGCCCGGATCGAGACCGGGCGGGTCCCGGACGTCACGGTCTCGTCGGTGTTGCGGGTCGTCTTGGAAAACCTCTGTTCGAACGCGGTCCGGCACAACGACACCGAGACGTCGTGGGTGCGGATCGACGCCGCGGTCGCCGACGGGTGGGTGGAGGTCACCGTCGCCGACGACGGGCCCGGCATCGACCCCGCCGAGTACGACGTGTTGGACCGCGGCACGGAGACGCCGCTCCGCCACGGGAGCGGGATCGGGCTGTGGATCGTCAAGTGGGGCGTCGACCACCTCGGCGGCCGGATCTCGTTCGCCGAGCGCGAGCCGCGAGGAACCACGGTGACGGTGTCGGTTCCGATCGACGAGTCGGTGACGGGGAAACCCTCGTCGGACGAGGGTCGATAG